A segment of the Catenuloplanes nepalensis genome:
ACCCCGACCAGGCTCTTCGTGTACTCCGTACGCTCTCCGGCGGAGGCGATCTTAATCTCCTCGCCCAGTTTCAGCGCGCTCTCCACGTTGTTCGCCAGCCCGTTGACCGCGTCCCGCAGGTCGCTGTCGATGACGAGCAGTGCCGCATGCCGCCGGGTGGCGTCGATCTCCGCCCGCAGCTGCTCCGTGCTCTGCAACCCGGTGGACGCGGCGCCGGCGGCCGAGGTGGTCCGGGTGGCCTGGACCGCGGGCGTCGCGGTGACGGTCTTCGCCGGGGTGGAGGCCGCGACCGCATCGCACACCTGACGCTTGGCGAACTCGTTCACGCCGTACGCCGCGCCGAAGCCGAGCATCGCCACGGCCACCGCGGTGACCGCGATCGGGCCCTTCCACGAGCGGGTGGGCGGGGAAACCCACGTGTCCTGCGGTCCTCGGCCGGGGGCGTAGTAGGCGTTGGTCAGCTCTTCGTACGGATTCACGGAAGCACCGGGGGGCGGCTCGATCGTCATACGCCTGTCACAATCGTCTGGGGGGACGGCGGGCACCCGGTAGTTCGGCACCCGCGTCACCACCCTTAGAAGTCGCTGGCCGCGACCGGGAGAGTCACAGGCGCACCGGCATCAGGACCGCGAACGAGTCCGGTCCGCGCAGTGCCAACGGCATGATCGGCCCGTCCAGTTCCAGGACGAGCTGTCCCGTCCCGCCCGCGTCCAGCGCCGCGAGCAGGAACTCCCGGTTGACCGCGACCTGGTGCGGCCGGTCGGGCGCCCCGGCCTCGACGGTGCCGTCCGCACCGACCGTGAGCACCATGACGTGCGCGTCCTCACGCACGACCGTCGGTGCCTGGGACGCGGCCTCGCGCAGTGCTGCCGCGTCCACGCTCACCCGCAGCGGCTCCCCCGCCGTGGCCGCGAGCGCGCGGCGGTAGTCCGGGAACTCGGCGGCGACCGGTACCCCGGTCAGCTCGTGCCCGCCCGCGGCGATCGAGATCGCGTCCGGTGACAGCGACAGCCGGACCGGGCCGCCCACGGCGAGCAGCGGCACCAGCGCGTCGACCAGCGGCAGCGGCGCGACCACGCCGACGTCCGGGCCGGTGAGGTCGGTGAGCGGCACGTCCGCGATCGCCATCCGGTACCGGTCGGTGGTGACCAGCCGCAGCGCGCCGTCCAGCAGCTCGATGAAGACGCCGCGCAGCGTCGGCAGTGCCGGCTCGCTCCCGGCGGCGTAGCGGACGGCCGCGAGCGCGGCGTGCAGCCCACCGGCTGGCACGGTCAGTTCGGTCATCAGGTCCTCCACGAGATCCAGATCGTCGTCGATCATTCGGTGAATCCGGGAGAGCTCCCGCCGCGCGTCCGTCAGACCGTCCTCGAGGCGCCGCAGGTGCGCGTCGAGGAGCGCGTGCATGGCGGGCCGGTCGTCGCGCCGGCCCAGCATCGCGATGATCTGCGGCAGCGGCATGCCGACCCGGCGCAGGCCGGCGACCAGGCGCGCGGCCGGAACCTGACCGGCCGCGTACCTCCGGTAGCCGTTGTGCGGGTCGACGAACGCAGGGCTGAGCACGCCGGCGCCGTCGTAGAAGCGCAGCGCGCTGATGGTCAGCCCGCTGGCCCGCGCCATCTCGCCGATCGTGCGCAGCTCGTCGTCGTCGCTCTCCATGGCGGAGACTCTGATCCCTCGACCCGGTGGAGGGTCAAGCCACGCAGAACTCGTTGCCCTCCGGGTCGGCCATGGTGACCCACGAGTGCGGTCCCTGCTGCCCTCGCCAGAGTTGGGTGGCGCCGCGCGCGGTGAGCCGCTCGACCTCGGCCTCGCGCTTCTCGTCGCCGACGCGCACGTCGAGGTGCACCCTGTTCTTCACGGTCTTCGACTCGGGCGCGGTCTGGAACAGCACGCGCCGGTCGCTTTCCGGGTGCCGGATGGCCGCGCCCGAGGCCCAGACCAGCGCGCCGTTGTGCGTCGTGGTCTCGGCCTCGGTCGCGTAACCCTGGTCGATCATGGATTTGATGAACGCCGCGTCCTGCGGCTCGACGGTCCAGCCGAGCGTCTCCGCCCACCAGTCGGCCTGGGCGTGCGGGTCCGCGCTGTCGATCGCCACCTGGAAGTCGTATGCCATGACCGAATCGTAGATAGGGTCAGGCCTCTTCCGAGTGCTCCGGCTGCTCGGCGAGCAGGGTGAACTTGAACTCGGTGGTCTGCGAGTCCGGGTCGTCCTCGGCCGTCACCGTGTACGACTCGACCCGCACGCCGAGCCCGAGCGTGTCCGCCGCGGTCAGCGCCTCGGTCAGCTCCTGCACGGTGTGGAAGTAGGCGGTGTAGATCTCGGTGGGCTCGTCGAGCACAACTTCGTCGGTCGTCATGTCGGCCGAGCCTAGATCCAGAACGGGCCGCGCGCTCGGTAGCACGCGGCCCGCACCCCTAAAGAGCGATCCAGAGCGTGGTGTCCGGGGGCAGCAGCCCGTCCTCCAGCGGCCCGCTGGCCAGCAGCACGTCCCCGTCGAACGGCACCGGCACCGGCACCGCGGACAGGTTTGCGACGCAGGCGAACGAGGAACGGCGGAACGCCAGCACGTCCGGGGCCGCATCGATCCAAGCCAGCCCTCCGGAGAGCCCGCGCCGCAGGCGCAACGCCGCGCGGTAGAGCGACAGCATCGACGCCGGATCCGCGCGCTGCACCGCCACGGTCCGGTCCTTCCACGCGCGCGGCTGTGGCAGCCACGGCGTGCCGGTGCCGAACCCGAACGGCGGCTCCGAGTCCGACCACGGCAGCGGCACCCGGCATCCGTCCCGGCCCGGGTCTCGGTGCCCGGAGCGGTGCCACATCGGGTCCTGGCGCAGCGCCGGCGGGATGTCCTCGACCTCCTCCAGCCCCAGTTCCTCACCCTGGTAGACGTAGGCCGCACCGGGCAGCGCGAGGCTGAGCAGCGCGGCCGCCCGCGCCCGGACCGTGCCGAGGCGCAGGTCGGTGGGGATGCCCTCGCGCTTGGCCGCGAAGCTGAAACCGGTCTCGGAGCGGCCGTAGCGGGTGACCGGCCGGGTCACGTCGTGATTGGAGAGCACCCAGGTGGCGACCGCGCCGAGCGGCTCGTGCACGCGGATCGTCTCGTCGATGATCTCCCGCAGCCGAGTCGCGTCCCACGGGCTGCAGAGGAACTCCAGGTTGAAGGCGGAGTGCATCTCGTCCGGCCGCAGATACCGGGCGAATCGCTCCGGCGAAGGGAGCCACACCTCGCCGATCAACGTCCGGTCCCCGCCGTAGGAATCGATGAGCCGGCGCCACGAGCGATAGATCTCGTGCACCCCGTCGAGGTCGTGGAAGGGATGCGGCGCGTCCGGCGACACCGGCGGCAGCGACGGGTCCTTGACCAGCAGCGCGGCCGAGTCCACCCGGAAGCCGTCCACGCCGCGCTCCAGCCAGAACCGCAGGATGTCGAGATGCTCCTCGCGTACCCGCGGATGGTTCCAGTTGAGGTCCGGCTGCGCCTTGTCGAACAGGTGCAGGTACCAGGCACCGTCCGGGGTTCGCGTCCACGTCGGCCCGCCGAACTCCCCCTCCCAGTCGGTCGGGCGGTCGGCGCCGGACCGGAACCAGAACAGCTCACGCTCCGGCGCGTCCGGGGAGGCCAGCGCGGCCTGGAACCACGGATGCGCGGACGACACGTGGTTCGGCACGATGTCGATGATGATCTTCAACCCGTGCGCGTGCGCCTCCGCGATCAGCGCCTCCGCCTCCGCCAGCGTGCCGAAGATCGGCTCGATGTTCCGGTAGTCGGCGACGTCGTAGCCGGCGTCGGCCTGCGGCGACGGGTACCACGGGCTGAACCAGATCGCGTCCACGCCCAGGTCGACGAGGTGGTCGAGGTGCGCGCGCACGCCCGCCAGGTCACCGATGCCGTCCCCGTTGCCGTCCGCGAAGCTTCGCGGGTAGACCTGATAGATCACCGCGTCACGCCACCATGTGCTCACGTGTCAACCCTTCATTGCCCCGGCCGAGAGGCCCCCGATGATGCTGCGCTGGAAGATCAGGAAGATGACGATCATCGGGATGCTGGCGATGACCAGGCCCGCGAGCATCATGTTCAGCGGCACCTGGCTGGTCAGCGACAGCCGGGACAGCGCCACGCTGAGCGTCTGCGCGGCCGGCTCCGGCAGCACCAGCAGCGGCCAGAGGAAGTCCTTCCAGATGCCGATGATCGCGAAGATGGAGACCACGCCGAGCACCGGCCGGGACAGCGGCAGCACCACCGACCACAGCACGCGCAGCCTCCCGGCGCCGTCGATCGCGGCCGCGTCGAGCAGGTCGTTCGGGATCTGGTCGAAGAACCGCTTCAGCACGTAGATGTTGAACGCGTTCGCAACCGCGGGCAGCCACAGCGCCCACGGCGTGTTCAGCAGGTTCACGCCGAGCAGCGGCACGTCCGTGACGGTCAGGTAGGCCGGGATGAGCAGCGCGGACGCGGGCAGCATCAGGCTGGCCAGCATCCCCCCGAGGATCACGTTGCCCAGCACCGGCCGCAGCTTGGACAGCGCGTAGGCCACCGCCACGTCCAGGACCAGGATGAACAGCCACCCGCCGAACGCGTAGAACACGGTGTTGCCGAAGTAGCGGGCGATCTCCATCCGGTTCCACGCGTCCGCGTAGGACTCCGGGTGCACACTCTCCGGGATGAACGTGGGCACCGGCTGGGCCAGCTCGACCGGCGATTTCAGCGCGCCGGTCACCATCCAGTAGACCGGGAAGAGAAATGCGAGCGTGAACGCGATCGTCACCGCGCCGAGCACCGAGAAATAGAGCGCGCGATGCCGGCGGATCTCCGTCTCCGAGATCAGCGTGCGCATCAGGACTCCTGGCTTCGGGTGAGCCGCAGGTAGACGGCGGAGAACGCGGCGAGCACCGCGAAGAGCGTCACGCTCATCGCGGCGGCCAGGCCGAAGTCGTTGTTCACCGTGAACGCGTACCGGTAGATCAGCACCATCACCGTGATGGTGTCCGGATTCGTGGTGCCGGTCAGCTGATAGGGCTCGATGAAGACCTGCATGGTCGCGATGATCTGCAACAGCAGCAGGACCAGCATCAGGAAGCGCAGCTGCGGGATGGTGACGTGCCGGAGCCGCTGCCAGACCGATGCGCCGTCCAGCTCCGCCGCCTCGTAGAGCTCGCCCGGAATGCCCTGCAGACCCGCGAGGTACATCAGCGTGGCACCGCCCAGGTTGGCCCACGTCGAGACCAGGACCAGGGAGAACAGCGCGGTGCCGGAACCCTGGGTCCACTGCGAGGTGGGCAGCCCGGCCGCGTCGAGGATCGTGTTGAACAGCCCGTTGCCCGGGTCGTAGAAATAGCGCCAGAGCAGCACGACCACGATCGGCGGCAGCATCACCGGCAGGTAGACCGCGACCCGGAAGAATCCCCTCAGGTGCCGCAGCTCGTTCAGCAGGATCGCCAGGAACAGCGGCACCAGATAACCGAAGACCAGCGCGAAACCGGAGAAGACGAGCGTGTTCTTCCACGCGGTCCAGAACAGCGGGTCCTCGAACAGCGCGGTGTAGTTCTCCGTCCCGACCCAGTAGGGATCGGTCACGAAGTTGACCTGCTGGAAGCTCAAAATGACGCCGCGAACCAACGGGTACCAGGAGAACAGCGCGAAACACGCGAGCCCACCGGCCATGAACGCGTAAGCCAGCAGATTGTCGCCGATCACCCGACGCAACCGACCGCTTCGCGGCCGTTGCGGGATTTCGGGTGGGCTTTGTGGCCGGGCCCGTTCCGTGGCCGACAGGACCGCCATCGTGGTCACCCTTTCTCTGCGGCGGTACGGATACGTGCGCGACGGCCTCCGTGCGAGGCGGCCGGCGCCGCCGGTCACTCCCGGCGGCACCGGCCCTCCCGTCACTTGACCGAGGCCAGGATCTGGTTGACCTGCGTCTCCGCGTCCGCGAGGAGCGCGTCCACGTTCGCGTCGCGGTCGGTGAGCACCTTCTGCATCGCCACGTCCAGCACCGCGTAGATCTGCTGCGCGTTCGGCGGCTCCAGCTTCACCGGAATGCCCGGCATCGCGGCCTTGAACGGCGCGTAGTTCTGCTGCGGCACGTTCGCGTACTTCGCGTCCGCGGTCTCCTGCAACTGCGCGGCCGCACCGGTGAAGATCGCCGGCTCGGGCAGGCCGACCGGGTTCTCGTTCTCGGCGGCCCACTTGTTCTCCGCCTCGAACCGCTCCGCGCTGGTGAACCAGAACGTCAGCCACTTCAGCCCGGCCCTGATCTTCGCGGGCGAGGCCTTGGCGTTGAACATGTAGCCCTCGCCGCCGCCGAGCGTGCCCGCGCCGCCGGGGATCGGGCCGAGCCCGTACGTCTCGTACTTCCCCTTGTACTGATTCACGATGGTCGGGATGTTGTCCGCGGTCGCCACGTACATCCCGAGCTTGCCGGAGCCCATCATCTGCAGCAGGTCGGCCCACTCCAGCAGCTGCCGCTCGCCCATCGAGTCGTCGGTCCAGCGCATGTCCTTGAGCTGCTGCAGGACCTGCCTGCCCTGCGGGCCGTTGAACGCGGCCTTCCACGTGCCGCCCTCGTTGACCGCGACCTCACCGCCGAGCGAGTAGATCTCCGTGGTGAAGTGCCAGCCGCCGGTGTTGCTCTTGGAGTAGTCGCCGTAACCCACGTGCCCGTCGCCGAGCGCGGTGATCTTCTTGGCCGCCTCGCGCACCTCGGCCCAGGTCCGCGGCGGGTTCTCCGGATCGAGCCCGGCCTTGGTGAACAGCTCGCGGTTGTAGAGCAGGCCCATCGAGTAGTTCTTGTAGGGCAGCCCGTAGGTGCCGCCCCTGTCGTCCTGGAAGACGCGCAGCACCTCCGGCTTGACCTGCGAGGTGATCGGGAAGTCGGCGAGGTGGTCGCTGATGTCCGCCACCTGCCGCTTGGCGATCAGGCTGGCCGGGTCCGTGAAGTAGACGTAGAAGACGTCCTCCAGCTGGCCACCGGCCAGCTTCGCCGCGAACGTCTGCGGGTCCATCTTCCCCTCGCGGGGATCGAGGTCGATGTCGGGATTGAGTCTCTCGAACTCGGCCACGTTGTCGAGGAAGCGCTGGTGGGTGGCGGCCTCGGTGGCCGGCGGCAGGCCGTTGATCACCAGGGTGACCTTGCCGCCCTCCTTGGTCTCGTCGTCGCCGGCACCGCACGCCGCGGTCCCGAACGCCAGTCCGACGGTCAGCAGGAGCCCGAGAGTCGTCCGCGTCCGATGTGTGCCCATGGGAACGGACCCCTTTCTGGGGGTGGAATTCAGTCGTAGTCACGCCGTGTTTCGTGCCGATGACGATACAAACACCAACCGGTGACCGCAAGAACAGCACAACATCAAGAAAAATTTTGACGGTACGCGCCCGGAGCGCGCAAAACGGCCCACGGTCAACAGACCGGGGGCCGTTTGAGGGTTCGTGGCCGGTGCAGCGTCCGCCGGCTCATCCCGTCTGCCGGCAGGACTCGTGCGCGACCGGCTAGCCGCGGGGCGCCGGAGCGGTCGAGCCGCGAACCACCAGCTCCGGCTCGAAGAGCAACTCGTCCGCCGGGATCTCCGCGCCGTCGATCTGCTGCACCAGCAGCTCCACCGCGGACTGCCCCATCGCCTCGATCGGCTGGCGCACCGTGGTCAGCGGCGGATCCACGCTGTTCATCAGCGCGGAGTCGTCGAACCCGACCACGGACACGTCCTGCGGCACTCGAAGCCCCAGCCGGCGCACCGCGCGGACCGCACCCAGCGCCAGCACGTCGCTCGCGCACAGAATGCCGGTGACGCCCTGCTTGCACAGCTTCGCCGCGGCGGCCCGCCCGCCCTCGGTGGAGAACCCGGACCGCTCCACGGTCAGCCCGACCCGGCCGCCCTGCGCGGCCACCGCGGCCTCGGCCGCGGCCAGCTTCCGCCGGGACGGCACGTGGTCGGCCGGGCCGAGCAGCGCGCCGATCCGGGTGTGCCCGAGCGAGATCAGATGTGCGAGGCCCTGCTCCACCGCCTCCGCGTCGTCCGTGGACACCAGCGGGAAGCCCAGGCCGTCGACACCCGCGTTGACCAGCACGGCCGGAAGCCCGCGGTCGGTCAGCTTCCTGTAGTGCTCGTGCGACGCGTCCGCCATCGCGTAGTTGCCGCCGGCGAAGATGATGCCGGAGACCTGGTGCTCCAGCAGCATGTCCAGGAACTCGACCTCGGAGACACCGCCGATCGTCCGCGCGCACAGCACCGGCGAGAAGCCGCGCTGCACCAGCGCGCCGGTCACCGCCTCGGCCAGCGCCGGGAATATCGGGTTCTGCAGCTCGGGCAGGACCAGGCCGACCAGCCGGGCGCGCTCGCCGCGCAGCTTCGTCGGCCGCTCGTAACCGAGCACGTCGAGCGCGGTCAGCACCGCGGTGCGGGTCGCCTCGGAGACGCCCTCCCGCCCGTTCAGCACCCGGCTGACGGTGGCCTCGCTGACGCCGGCCTTCTTCGCCACCTCGGTCAGTCGTCTCGTCACGGCCGCAATGCTACTGCTCCATGACGAAAGAACCGAACCGATAGCTGTCGTGTTATGGAAAGCCGGCGTCAGCGGATTGCAAATCCGTGAGCCATTTTCACCCGGCCTGTGCTGCTCCTGCACCGGCACATGTCGACGGTCCGGGCGCGCCAGGTCAGAAGAGCTCAGTCGAGCGCCTTGACGGCCTCGTGAATCGCCCGGTGGAACGTCGGGTAGGCGTAGATCATGTTTCGCAGCGTCGCGACCGGCACCTCGCCGTGCACCGCCACCGCCAGGCCGCTCAGCACCTCGCCGCCGGTCACGCCCGCGGACGTCGCGCCGACCAGCACGCCCCGGTCCACGTCCGCCACCACCTTGATCACGCCGGCGTTGCCCGGCCCGTGAACGAAGCCGCGCGACGACGCGGACACGTCCGTCACGCCGACCCGCACGTTCAGCCCGCGCTCCCGCGCCTGGTGCTCGGTCAGCCCGACCGCGCCGACCTCCGGATCCGTGAACGTCACCCGCGGCAGCGCCCGGTAGTCCGCACCCGGCCCGCCCTGACCCAGGATGTCCCGCACCACGATGTCCGCCTGGTACATGGCCATGTGCGTGAACCCGCCCCTGCCGGTCACGTCGCCGATCGCCCACACGTTCTCCCCGGCCCGCAGCCGGTCGTCGACCTCGATGAACCGGCCGGACGCGTCCACGCCCGCCTCGTCCAGGCCCAGCTCGCCCAGCTCCGCCTTCCGGCCCAGCGCCACCAGCAGCTTCACCGCCGACACCTCGGAGCCGTCGGACAGGCCCACCACGAAGCGGGCTCCGTCGTGCCGGACACGCTCCGCGCGTACCCCCGTGTGAATGTCGACGTTGTCGGCCCGCAGGGCCGTCGCCACCACCTCGGAGGCCTCCGGCTCCTCGGCCGCCAGCACCCGGCTCGCGCCCTCCACCAGCGTCACCTGCACGCCGAAACGCGCGAAGACCTGGGCGAACTCGACGCCGATCGCACCGCCGCCCAGAATCACCAGCGACGACGGCAGCTGCTCGACCTCGACCGCGTCCCGGTTCGTCCAGAACGGAGTGCCGGCCAGCCCGTCGATCGGCGGCACCACCGGCGCGGTCCCGGTCGCCACGACGATGCCGCGCTGCGCCACGAACTCGGTGTTGCCGACCCGCACCCGGTTCGGCCCGACGATCTGCGCGGTGCCCCGCTCGAACCGCCCGCCCTTACCCGTGAACCGGTCCACCGCCACCTTGTCGTTCCAGGTGTCGGTCGCCTCCTCGCGGATCCGCTTCGCCACCGGCGCCCAGTCCGCCGTCACGGTCGACCGCCCGGCCAGCTGCGCCACCCGGCGCGCCTCGACCAGCGCGTTCCCCGCGCGGATCATCATCTTCGTCGGAATGCACCCGTAGTACGGGCACTCACCACCCACCAGCCGGCTCTCGATGCCCACCACGCTGAGCCCGGCAGCGGCCAGCCGGCCGCCCGCCTCCTCACCGCCCACGCCGAGCCCGACAACGACCACATCGACCTGCTCCGGCTGCCCCATGCCCGCCAGCATGCCACTCGTGATCGCCCGCGTCTTGTAGCGTTTCCCACCGTGATCCCGTTGAACGGCAGCGTTTCGCCCGCGTTCGAGCCGCTACGCAGCGCCTTCGCCGCGCTGTTCGCCTCCGGCGCGGAGACCGGCGCCGCGCTCACCGTGATCCACGACGGTGCCGAGGTGGTCTCGCTGTGCGGCGGGTGGCGAGACTCGTCATCGACGGTGCCGTGGACGCCGGACACACTGGCCGGCGTCTACTCCGTGGGGAAACCGGTGGCCGCGCTGTGCGTGCTGCTGCTGGTGGCGCGGGGCCGGCTGAGCCTGGACGACCCGGTGGCCCGGCACTGGCCCGAGTTCAGCACGCCGGCGGCCACGATCCGGCAGCTGCTCGACCACACGGCCGGCACGGTCGCGTTCCCGCCGGATCTGCCCTCGACCGCGTTCGCCGACTGGGACCTGCTCGCATCGTCACTGGCGGCCACGCCGCCGGCCTGGGAGCCCGGGACGGTGGCGGGCGAATTCGCCCTCACCTACGGCCACGCGCTCGGCGAGCTGGTGCGGCGGGTCGACGGCCGCACGCTCGGCACGTTCCTGCGGGAGGAGATCGCCGTACCGTGGGATCTGGATCTCGCCTTCGGCCTGTCGCCGTCCCAGATCGACCGCTGCGCCGACCTCGTCCCGGCCTGGCCGGCCGACCCGCTGGGGTCGCCGGGCACCTGGAAGCACCGCGCGCTCTCCTCCCCCGCCGGCGCGACGTCCGCCTCGGTCATCAACGGCCCGCTGTGGCGCGCCACGGAGATCCCGGCCGTCAACCTGCACAGCACCGCGACCGCGCTGGCCCGGCTCTACACCGCGCTCCCCGCGATCCTCCCGCCGTGGCTGGTGACCGAACTGACGACCGCTTCCTACACCGGCCCCGACCTGGTCCTGAACCGCGACGTCACCTGGACCCTCGGCATGCAGCTGGAGCCGGACGGCAGCTACGGCATGGGCGGTATCGGCGGCAGCTGCGCCTTCACCGACCCCACCCGCAACTACACCTTCGCCTACGTCACCCACCACCTCACCGACTCCCAGCGCGTCGACCACCTGGTCGACACCCTCAACGAATCCCTTGAAGGGCGATAACAAGTTTGTTATCGTTGCCGGGTGCTGTGGCCCGTCTATGTGCATCCGGAAGCTGAACTTGAGCTCAGCAAGATCGTTATTCGAGAGCGCACCGCGCTCGTCCATGCCATCGAAAAGCTGGAACAGATCGGCCCGATTCTGGGCGAGCCACATGCCAAACACATCCAGATGACGGATGAGCCGCTCCGGGAACTACGGCCGCGGCAAGGACGCTGCCCATACAGGGCGTTCTTCCGCGACTTCGACAGCGCGTCCGTGGTCGCCGCCATCGGGCCCGAGGCAGATCAGGATC
Coding sequences within it:
- a CDS encoding MerR family DNA-binding transcriptional regulator — encoded protein: MRTIGEMARASGLTISALRFYDGAGVLSPAFVDPHNGYRRYAAGQVPAARLVAGLRRVGMPLPQIIAMLGRRDDRPAMHALLDAHLRRLEDGLTDARRELSRIHRMIDDDLDLVEDLMTELTVPAGGLHAALAAVRYAAGSEPALPTLRGVFIELLDGALRLVTTDRYRMAIADVPLTDLTGPDVGVVAPLPLVDALVPLLAVGGPVRLSLSPDAISIAAGGHELTGVPVAAEFPDYRRALAATAGEPLRVSVDAAALREAASQAPTVVREDAHVMVLTVGADGTVEAGAPDRPHQVAVNREFLLAALDAGGTGQLVLELDGPIMPLALRGPDSFAVLMPVRL
- a CDS encoding VOC family protein — its product is MAYDFQVAIDSADPHAQADWWAETLGWTVEPQDAAFIKSMIDQGYATEAETTTHNGALVWASGAAIRHPESDRRVLFQTAPESKTVKNRVHLDVRVGDEKREAEVERLTARGATQLWRGQQGPHSWVTMADPEGNEFCVA
- a CDS encoding glycoside hydrolase family 13 protein, which encodes MSTWWRDAVIYQVYPRSFADGNGDGIGDLAGVRAHLDHLVDLGVDAIWFSPWYPSPQADAGYDVADYRNIEPIFGTLAEAEALIAEAHAHGLKIIIDIVPNHVSSAHPWFQAALASPDAPERELFWFRSGADRPTDWEGEFGGPTWTRTPDGAWYLHLFDKAQPDLNWNHPRVREEHLDILRFWLERGVDGFRVDSAALLVKDPSLPPVSPDAPHPFHDLDGVHEIYRSWRRLIDSYGGDRTLIGEVWLPSPERFARYLRPDEMHSAFNLEFLCSPWDATRLREIIDETIRVHEPLGAVATWVLSNHDVTRPVTRYGRSETGFSFAAKREGIPTDLRLGTVRARAAALLSLALPGAAYVYQGEELGLEEVEDIPPALRQDPMWHRSGHRDPGRDGCRVPLPWSDSEPPFGFGTGTPWLPQPRAWKDRTVAVQRADPASMLSLYRAALRLRRGLSGGLAWIDAAPDVLAFRRSSFACVANLSAVPVPVPFDGDVLLASGPLEDGLLPPDTTLWIAL
- a CDS encoding carbohydrate ABC transporter permease; this translates as MRTLISETEIRRHRALYFSVLGAVTIAFTLAFLFPVYWMVTGALKSPVELAQPVPTFIPESVHPESYADAWNRMEIARYFGNTVFYAFGGWLFILVLDVAVAYALSKLRPVLGNVILGGMLASLMLPASALLIPAYLTVTDVPLLGVNLLNTPWALWLPAVANAFNIYVLKRFFDQIPNDLLDAAAIDGAGRLRVLWSVVLPLSRPVLGVVSIFAIIGIWKDFLWPLLVLPEPAAQTLSVALSRLSLTSQVPLNMMLAGLVIASIPMIVIFLIFQRSIIGGLSAGAMKG
- a CDS encoding carbohydrate ABC transporter permease — protein: MIGDNLLAYAFMAGGLACFALFSWYPLVRGVILSFQQVNFVTDPYWVGTENYTALFEDPLFWTAWKNTLVFSGFALVFGYLVPLFLAILLNELRHLRGFFRVAVYLPVMLPPIVVVLLWRYFYDPGNGLFNTILDAAGLPTSQWTQGSGTALFSLVLVSTWANLGGATLMYLAGLQGIPGELYEAAELDGASVWQRLRHVTIPQLRFLMLVLLLLQIIATMQVFIEPYQLTGTTNPDTITVMVLIYRYAFTVNNDFGLAAAMSVTLFAVLAAFSAVYLRLTRSQES
- a CDS encoding ABC transporter substrate-binding protein yields the protein MGTHRTRTTLGLLLTVGLAFGTAACGAGDDETKEGGKVTLVINGLPPATEAATHQRFLDNVAEFERLNPDIDLDPREGKMDPQTFAAKLAGGQLEDVFYVYFTDPASLIAKRQVADISDHLADFPITSQVKPEVLRVFQDDRGGTYGLPYKNYSMGLLYNRELFTKAGLDPENPPRTWAEVREAAKKITALGDGHVGYGDYSKSNTGGWHFTTEIYSLGGEVAVNEGGTWKAAFNGPQGRQVLQQLKDMRWTDDSMGERQLLEWADLLQMMGSGKLGMYVATADNIPTIVNQYKGKYETYGLGPIPGGAGTLGGGEGYMFNAKASPAKIRAGLKWLTFWFTSAERFEAENKWAAENENPVGLPEPAIFTGAAAQLQETADAKYANVPQQNYAPFKAAMPGIPVKLEPPNAQQIYAVLDVAMQKVLTDRDANVDALLADAETQVNQILASVK
- a CDS encoding LacI family DNA-binding transcriptional regulator; its protein translation is MTRRLTEVAKKAGVSEATVSRVLNGREGVSEATRTAVLTALDVLGYERPTKLRGERARLVGLVLPELQNPIFPALAEAVTGALVQRGFSPVLCARTIGGVSEVEFLDMLLEHQVSGIIFAGGNYAMADASHEHYRKLTDRGLPAVLVNAGVDGLGFPLVSTDDAEAVEQGLAHLISLGHTRIGALLGPADHVPSRRKLAAAEAAVAAQGGRVGLTVERSGFSTEGGRAAAAKLCKQGVTGILCASDVLALGAVRAVRRLGLRVPQDVSVVGFDDSALMNSVDPPLTTVRQPIEAMGQSAVELLVQQIDGAEIPADELLFEPELVVRGSTAPAPRG
- a CDS encoding dihydrolipoyl dehydrogenase family protein, producing the protein MGQPEQVDVVVVGLGVGGEEAGGRLAAAGLSVVGIESRLVGGECPYYGCIPTKMMIRAGNALVEARRVAQLAGRSTVTADWAPVAKRIREEATDTWNDKVAVDRFTGKGGRFERGTAQIVGPNRVRVGNTEFVAQRGIVVATGTAPVVPPIDGLAGTPFWTNRDAVEVEQLPSSLVILGGGAIGVEFAQVFARFGVQVTLVEGASRVLAAEEPEASEVVATALRADNVDIHTGVRAERVRHDGARFVVGLSDGSEVSAVKLLVALGRKAELGELGLDEAGVDASGRFIEVDDRLRAGENVWAIGDVTGRGGFTHMAMYQADIVVRDILGQGGPGADYRALPRVTFTDPEVGAVGLTEHQARERGLNVRVGVTDVSASSRGFVHGPGNAGVIKVVADVDRGVLVGATSAGVTGGEVLSGLAVAVHGEVPVATLRNMIYAYPTFHRAIHEAVKALD
- a CDS encoding serine hydrolase domain-containing protein, whose product is MIPLNGSVSPAFEPLRSAFAALFASGAETGAALTVIHDGAEVVSLCGGWRDSSSTVPWTPDTLAGVYSVGKPVAALCVLLLVARGRLSLDDPVARHWPEFSTPAATIRQLLDHTAGTVAFPPDLPSTAFADWDLLASSLAATPPAWEPGTVAGEFALTYGHALGELVRRVDGRTLGTFLREEIAVPWDLDLAFGLSPSQIDRCADLVPAWPADPLGSPGTWKHRALSSPAGATSASVINGPLWRATEIPAVNLHSTATALARLYTALPAILPPWLVTELTTASYTGPDLVLNRDVTWTLGMQLEPDGSYGMGGIGGSCAFTDPTRNYTFAYVTHHLTDSQRVDHLVDTLNESLEGR
- a CDS encoding type II toxin-antitoxin system RelE/ParE family toxin, giving the protein MLWPVYVHPEAELELSKIVIRERTALVHAIEKLEQIGPILGEPHAKHIQMTDEPLRELRPRQGRCPYRAFFRDFDSASVVAAIGPEADQDRRGFHRAVAAALDRLATVEEDQENTGSST